A genome region from Brassica oleracea var. oleracea cultivar TO1000 chromosome C2, BOL, whole genome shotgun sequence includes the following:
- the LOC106324055 gene encoding uncharacterized protein LOC106324055 produces MATSSAPDIDMVIEETRRTPFTNRITSVRLHHVGKLKFPEYAGNTDPKTHVRAFRLAISRAHLTDNEKEAGYCRFFAENLTGAALEWFAGLEENSIDNFTQYVSTFLKQYSVFIETRVTEADLWNLNQAPFEPLRAYINKFREIKANISHPNEVVALAALKNGVWFSSKFRVELAVRAPISLDDALHRASYFATHEEEVAALKEQYHANKNNATKKPTAPKEPATKGQHSYAINNSPQNSLTYDLSKYCSFHDRKGHSTEECRSALHSQNENKKTTEETGEEEEEPVTPKSNRKAKVSKNKKGRETEQESPSSPPQLRRKEST; encoded by the coding sequence ATGGCAACGAGCTCCGCCCCAGATATCGACATGGTCATCGAGGAGACCAGAAGGACCCCATTTACAAACAGAATCACCAGCGTAAGGCTGCATCATGTTGGGAAATTAAAATTCCCCGAATATGCAGGAAACACAGACCCAAAGACCCACGTACGAGCCTTTCGTCTAGCAATATCAAGAGCACACCTCACTGACAACGAAAAAGAGGCCGGTTACTGTCGCTTCTTCGCCGAGAACCTCACGGGGGCCGCCCTCGAATGGTTCGCTGGACTAGAAGAAAACTCGATTGATAATTTCACTCAGTATGTATCTACGTTCCTCAAACAGTATTCAGTCTTCATAGAGACAAGAGTTACCGAGGCAGACCTTTGGAATCTCAACCAAGCCCCTTTCGAGCCGTTGAGAGCGTACATAAACAAGTTCCGAGAAATCAAGGCTAATATTTCGCATCCGAACGAGGTCGTCGCCCTAGCGGCATTGAAGAATGGCGTATGGTTCTCATCTAAATTCAGGGTAGAACTAGCAGTACGAGCACCAATCTCGTTGGATGACGCCCTACACCGAGCCTCTTACTTTGCCACACACGAAGAGGAGGTCGCAGCCTTAAAAGAACAGTATCACGCGAACAAGAATAATGCAACTAAAAAGCCTACTGCTCCTAAGGAGCCAGCGACCAAAGGACAACATTCCTATGCAATAAACAACTCACCACAAAATTCTTTGACATACGACCTCAGCAAATATTGCTCTTTCCATGACCGCAAAGGCCATTCGACCGAAGAATGTCGATCCGCGCTTCACAGTCAGAATGAAAATAAGAAAACCACTGAAGAAACCGGAGAGGAAGAGGAAGAACCAGTGACTCCAAAATCCAACCGAAAGGCCAAAGTCTCGAAAAACAAAAAAGGCAGGGAGACCGAGCAGGAATCACCGAGCTCTCCCCCCCAGCTCCGAAGAAAAGAGTCGACATGA
- the LOC106326818 gene encoding sodium transporter HKT1-like isoform X2, with amino-acid sequence MERVGARILAKIRSQVFAKHLSPLCLYFIYFLTFSILGFLALKISKPRITSRPHDLDLFFTSVSALTISSMSTIDMEVFSNTQLIFLTILMFLGGEVFTSFLNLYFSHFTKFVYPHNKVRHLTDSFDLDRRMEEPRIDIENVIDHQEGSIQMIERASKCLYSVVLGYHVITHLVGSLLVLVNSGLLWLLIPQGLMGNTLFPCFLVLIIWGLYKITKRNEFGYILKNHKKMGYYHLLSVRVCILLGLTVLGIFLLQFLLFCTFEWSSESLEGMSWYEKLVGSLFQVVNSRHTGETIVDISTLSPATLIFFITMMFLPAYTLFIPLTKENNNKDEEEDSGNGNKRKRSGFFVSQLSFLVICIFLVSIVEEEQLRRDPLNFNVFNITLEVISAYGNVGFTTGYSCKRRLDASDGVCKDASYGFVGRWSPTGKIILILVMLYGRFKHFTSKSGRAWILYPSSF; translated from the exons ATGGAGAGAGTTGGGGCAAGAATATTAGCTAAAATCCGTTCACAGGTGTTTGCTAAGCATCTGTCCCCCCTCTGCCTCTACTTCATCTATTTCCTGACCTTCTCCATTTTAGGGTTTTTGGCACTCAAGATCTCGAAGCCAAGAATCACTTCACGTCCTCATGACTTGGACCTCTTCTTCACTTCTGTTTCCGCCCTCACCATCTCTTCCATGTCCACCATCGACATGGAAGTCTTCTCCAACACCCAACTTATCTTTCTCACTATACTCATGTTCCTCGGTGGAGAGGTCTTTACTTCCTTCCTTAATCTCTACTTTTCTCATTTCACAAAATTCGTCTACCCTCATAACAAGGTTAGACACCTTACGGACTCTTTCGACTTGGACCGTCGTATGGAGGAACCCCGTATTGACATCGAGAACGTTATTGATCATCAAGAAGGTTCTATCCAGATGATTGAGAGGGCATCTAAGTGCTTGTACTCAGTGGTTCTTGGTTACCATGTCATTACACACCTAGTCGGCTCCCTGTTGGTTCTTGT GAACTCGGGTCTTCTTTGGCTCCTTATCCCTCAAGGTCTGATGGGAAACACTTTGTTCCCTTGCTTCTTGGTGCTGATCATATGGGGTCTTTATAAGATTACAAAGCGCAACGAGTTTGGTTATATTCTTAAGAACCACAAGAAGATGGGATACTATCATTTACTTTCCGTTCGTGTTTGTATTCTTCTTGGATTGACGGTGTTAGGGATTTTTTTGTTGCAATTTCTTCTCTTTTGCACTTTTGAGTGGAGTTCAGAGTCTCTTGAAGGAATGAGTTGGTACGAGAAGTTGGTTGGATCGTTGTTTCAAGTGGTGAACTCGAGACATACCGGAGAAACTATTGTAGACATCTCTACACTTTCCCCAGCTACCTTGATATTCTTCATTACAATGAT GTTCCTTCCTGCGTACACATTGTTTATACCGTTGACCAAAGAAAATAATAACAAAGATGAAGAGGAAGATTCCGGAAATGGAAACAAACGGAAAAGAAGTGGGTTCTTCGTGTCACAACTTTCCTTTTTAGTAATATGCATCTTTCTTGTTTCCATCGTCGAAGAAGAACAACTACGACGAGATCCACTCAACTTTAACGTTTTTAACATCACTCTCGAAGTTATCAG TGCATATGGAAACGTGGGGTTCACGACCGGGTACAGCTGCAAACGGCGGCTGGACGCTAGCGATGGTGTCTGCAAAGACGCGAGTTACGGTTTTGTGGGACGGTGGAGTCCCACTGGGAAAATTATACTTATATTAGTAATGTTGTATGGTAGGTTTAAACACTTTACGTCCAAATCTGGCCGGGCATGGATTCTATATCCCTCTTCTTTCTAA
- the LOC106326818 gene encoding sodium transporter HKT1-like isoform X3 has protein sequence MERVGARILAKIRSQVFAKHLSPLCLYFIYFLTFSILGFLALKISKPRITSRPHDLDLFFTSVSALTISSMSTIDMEVFSNTQLIFLTILMFLGGEVFTSFLNLYFSHFTKFVYPHNKVRHLTDSFDLDRRMEEPRIDIENVIDHQEGSIQMIERASKCLYSVVLGYHVITHLVGSLLVLVYVNFIKTARDVLSSKDISPLTFSVFLTVSTFANGGFVPTNENMIIFRRNSGLLWLLIPQGLMGNTLFPCFLVLIIWGLYKITKRNEFGYILKNHKKMGYYHLLSVRVCILLGLTVLGIFLLQFLLFCTFEWSSESLEGMSWYEKLVGSLFQVVNSRHTGETIVDISTLSPATLIFFITMIAYGNVGFTTGYSCKRRLDASDGVCKDASYGFVGRWSPTGKIILILVMLYGRFKHFTSKSGRAWILYPSSF, from the exons ATGGAGAGAGTTGGGGCAAGAATATTAGCTAAAATCCGTTCACAGGTGTTTGCTAAGCATCTGTCCCCCCTCTGCCTCTACTTCATCTATTTCCTGACCTTCTCCATTTTAGGGTTTTTGGCACTCAAGATCTCGAAGCCAAGAATCACTTCACGTCCTCATGACTTGGACCTCTTCTTCACTTCTGTTTCCGCCCTCACCATCTCTTCCATGTCCACCATCGACATGGAAGTCTTCTCCAACACCCAACTTATCTTTCTCACTATACTCATGTTCCTCGGTGGAGAGGTCTTTACTTCCTTCCTTAATCTCTACTTTTCTCATTTCACAAAATTCGTCTACCCTCATAACAAGGTTAGACACCTTACGGACTCTTTCGACTTGGACCGTCGTATGGAGGAACCCCGTATTGACATCGAGAACGTTATTGATCATCAAGAAGGTTCTATCCAGATGATTGAGAGGGCATCTAAGTGCTTGTACTCAGTGGTTCTTGGTTACCATGTCATTACACACCTAGTCGGCTCCCTGTTGGTTCTTGTGTACGTAAACTTTATTAAAACAGCGAGAGATGTTCTTAGTTCCAAGGACATCTCACCTCTCACTTTCTCGGTGTTTTTGACTGTCTCCACATTCGCAAACGGTGGATTTGTCCCAACTAATGAGAACATGATCATCTTCCGCAGGAACTCGGGTCTTCTTTGGCTCCTTATCCCTCAAGGTCTGATGGGAAACACTTTGTTCCCTTGCTTCTTGGTGCTGATCATATGGGGTCTTTATAAGATTACAAAGCGCAACGAGTTTGGTTATATTCTTAAGAACCACAAGAAGATGGGATACTATCATTTACTTTCCGTTCGTGTTTGTATTCTTCTTGGATTGACGGTGTTAGGGATTTTTTTGTTGCAATTTCTTCTCTTTTGCACTTTTGAGTGGAGTTCAGAGTCTCTTGAAGGAATGAGTTGGTACGAGAAGTTGGTTGGATCGTTGTTTCAAGTGGTGAACTCGAGACATACCGGAGAAACTATTGTAGACATCTCTACACTTTCCCCAGCTACCTTGATATTCTTCATTACAATGAT TGCATATGGAAACGTGGGGTTCACGACCGGGTACAGCTGCAAACGGCGGCTGGACGCTAGCGATGGTGTCTGCAAAGACGCGAGTTACGGTTTTGTGGGACGGTGGAGTCCCACTGGGAAAATTATACTTATATTAGTAATGTTGTATGGTAGGTTTAAACACTTTACGTCCAAATCTGGCCGGGCATGGATTCTATATCCCTCTTCTTTCTAA
- the LOC106326818 gene encoding sodium transporter HKT1-like isoform X1, whose translation MERVGARILAKIRSQVFAKHLSPLCLYFIYFLTFSILGFLALKISKPRITSRPHDLDLFFTSVSALTISSMSTIDMEVFSNTQLIFLTILMFLGGEVFTSFLNLYFSHFTKFVYPHNKVRHLTDSFDLDRRMEEPRIDIENVIDHQEGSIQMIERASKCLYSVVLGYHVITHLVGSLLVLVYVNFIKTARDVLSSKDISPLTFSVFLTVSTFANGGFVPTNENMIIFRRNSGLLWLLIPQGLMGNTLFPCFLVLIIWGLYKITKRNEFGYILKNHKKMGYYHLLSVRVCILLGLTVLGIFLLQFLLFCTFEWSSESLEGMSWYEKLVGSLFQVVNSRHTGETIVDISTLSPATLIFFITMMFLPAYTLFIPLTKENNNKDEEEDSGNGNKRKRSGFFVSQLSFLVICIFLVSIVEEEQLRRDPLNFNVFNITLEVISAYGNVGFTTGYSCKRRLDASDGVCKDASYGFVGRWSPTGKIILILVMLYGRFKHFTSKSGRAWILYPSSF comes from the exons ATGGAGAGAGTTGGGGCAAGAATATTAGCTAAAATCCGTTCACAGGTGTTTGCTAAGCATCTGTCCCCCCTCTGCCTCTACTTCATCTATTTCCTGACCTTCTCCATTTTAGGGTTTTTGGCACTCAAGATCTCGAAGCCAAGAATCACTTCACGTCCTCATGACTTGGACCTCTTCTTCACTTCTGTTTCCGCCCTCACCATCTCTTCCATGTCCACCATCGACATGGAAGTCTTCTCCAACACCCAACTTATCTTTCTCACTATACTCATGTTCCTCGGTGGAGAGGTCTTTACTTCCTTCCTTAATCTCTACTTTTCTCATTTCACAAAATTCGTCTACCCTCATAACAAGGTTAGACACCTTACGGACTCTTTCGACTTGGACCGTCGTATGGAGGAACCCCGTATTGACATCGAGAACGTTATTGATCATCAAGAAGGTTCTATCCAGATGATTGAGAGGGCATCTAAGTGCTTGTACTCAGTGGTTCTTGGTTACCATGTCATTACACACCTAGTCGGCTCCCTGTTGGTTCTTGTGTACGTAAACTTTATTAAAACAGCGAGAGATGTTCTTAGTTCCAAGGACATCTCACCTCTCACTTTCTCGGTGTTTTTGACTGTCTCCACATTCGCAAACGGTGGATTTGTCCCAACTAATGAGAACATGATCATCTTCCGCAGGAACTCGGGTCTTCTTTGGCTCCTTATCCCTCAAGGTCTGATGGGAAACACTTTGTTCCCTTGCTTCTTGGTGCTGATCATATGGGGTCTTTATAAGATTACAAAGCGCAACGAGTTTGGTTATATTCTTAAGAACCACAAGAAGATGGGATACTATCATTTACTTTCCGTTCGTGTTTGTATTCTTCTTGGATTGACGGTGTTAGGGATTTTTTTGTTGCAATTTCTTCTCTTTTGCACTTTTGAGTGGAGTTCAGAGTCTCTTGAAGGAATGAGTTGGTACGAGAAGTTGGTTGGATCGTTGTTTCAAGTGGTGAACTCGAGACATACCGGAGAAACTATTGTAGACATCTCTACACTTTCCCCAGCTACCTTGATATTCTTCATTACAATGAT GTTCCTTCCTGCGTACACATTGTTTATACCGTTGACCAAAGAAAATAATAACAAAGATGAAGAGGAAGATTCCGGAAATGGAAACAAACGGAAAAGAAGTGGGTTCTTCGTGTCACAACTTTCCTTTTTAGTAATATGCATCTTTCTTGTTTCCATCGTCGAAGAAGAACAACTACGACGAGATCCACTCAACTTTAACGTTTTTAACATCACTCTCGAAGTTATCAG TGCATATGGAAACGTGGGGTTCACGACCGGGTACAGCTGCAAACGGCGGCTGGACGCTAGCGATGGTGTCTGCAAAGACGCGAGTTACGGTTTTGTGGGACGGTGGAGTCCCACTGGGAAAATTATACTTATATTAGTAATGTTGTATGGTAGGTTTAAACACTTTACGTCCAAATCTGGCCGGGCATGGATTCTATATCCCTCTTCTTTCTAA